The genomic region GAGCAAAGGCCAGGTGGCTGGAATAGAAAAGATTTTATCAAGAAAGCTGACTTTCTTTTCTGGTAGCTATGATTAGCATTCAGGTCTCATTAATCTGGGTACAGTCTATCCCAAAGAAGAAGTTTTTGTTGAACAGGGCTCCAAAATGACGGTTCGAATCCTCGCTTTGCTTCTTACCAGCTCTTGCCCTAGAACAAACTAAGTCTATTTTTTTGCAACATAAAACTCAGTCCCAGCATAACGGCACTGCTTCTGGTTTTGTTTCATAACAGTTCCTCCTATATCTGCGATCAGGGTCCAACCTTGTCACTtacaagtcagtcagtcagttcatttgctcagttgtgtctgattcttcgtgaccccaaggaccacagcctgtcaggcctccctgtccatcaccaacacccagagtttactcaaacgcatgtccattgagtcagtgatgccatccaaccatctcatcctctgtcgtccccttctcccgccttcaatcttgtccaacatcagggtcatttccaatgagtcagctctttgcatcaggtggccaaagtattggagtttcagcttcaccatcagtccttccaatgaatattcaggactgatttcctttaggatggactggttggatattcttgcagtccaagggattcttaagagttttctccaacaccatagttcaaaagcatcaattcttcagcactcagctttttttatagtccaagtctcacatccatacatgactactggaaaaaccatagtcttgactagacggacctttgttggcaaagtaacatctctgatttttaatatgctgtctaggttggtcataactttgctcccaaggagtaagcgtcttttaatttcatgactgcagtcaccatctgcaatggttttggaaaccaaaaaaattaagtttgccagtttccactgtttctccatctatttgccatgaagtgatgggaccggatgccatgatcttagttttctgcgtgttgcgctttaagccaactttttcactctcctctttcactttcatcaagaggctctttaattcttcttcagtttctgccataagggtggtgtcattgcatatctgacgttattgatctttctcctggcaagCTTACCAGGTACCTGGCCCTTTAAGGCCCTCCTCCCGGAGCTAGGAGAGCGGAGGCGGGCTTCTGTGTCTCTAAGGAAATGCGCTTCGCCCAGCTTCCAaaattgacaggcaaattctgaAACGTGGGCAATCAACACCTGCATCTGGAGGGAAGCACGTTTCCGATTTGTTGGGAGAAGGGGCAGTCATCGACTTGAGCTCCGCCCACTCCTTGTTATGTAGGACAGCGCGAGGCTTCATCCTCAGCTCTGATTGGCGGGTGAACTCGCATTGCTTCCGAGCCCTCTCCCTCCGGCTGTCAGATCCAGGTGGGGTTCGGAAGCAGAGCGAGGCTAGCACCCCAGGAGGCTAGCACCCTCATTCTTTGATTGGCTGCGTTTCTGAGcacaagtctctctctctctctcgccctCTGATTGGCTGTTTCCTTTCAGCGCCAGGGCTGTAACGGAGGGTTTTGCCCGGGTCTTTAGCGGTGTCCCTTGTCTGCTTCCCGGCGCTGTGGCAGCGTAGACCAGGAGATGCTGAGCGAAGCTAGGAAGGGAGAGGGGTCTCCAGGCTGAGGGGAGGCCCATGCAGGGGTCTTCTTGGTCCCCTAGGGAAGCTCAttggactttcctgatggctcagtgggttaagaatccacttgccaacacaggagccatggattcaatccctggctccagaagatcccctggaggaggaaatggcaacccactccagtattcttgcctgaaaaatcccgtggacagtggagcctggcgggctggggtcgccaagagtcggacaggactgagcaactaagcacgcagcCAGTTTTAACGACGAATCTCTTCCTTCCACTGCCCCCTACAGGCCTCCGACTGTCAAAGTCCCAAGATTCGATCTTCAGGGCCTTCCTAGCCCACGGGGCTCAAGGATTCCCTTAAGTTTCTTCCGTCCCTCTTCCTGCAGGAGACCTTTGGGcgccttcttctctccctcccttgagCCTTACCAACTCGTTCAACACCTCCAACTTAGCAGCCCTTCCGGTCTTGGGGTTTTCCTCTATCCTCAGAAATGGCCGGGATGCTTGGCAAGAGGTTACTGGAGTGAGACTGAGTTTAGGGGTCAGATTTGTGGGCTGAAGTCTGTGCTGGAGTGAGTGCCCCTGGGTTTATGTGGCTTTcatgattgctttttttttttttctaagatttttaaatgttattttcaaaaaattatttggctgtgctgggtcttagttgtggcatttgggatctttggtacagcatgtgggttctagttccctgaccagggatgggaggtggaggcttagccactggaccaccagagaaatctccATGATTGCTTTTTGTATTGCTTGGTAGTCAGGATTTGCCAGAAAAGTCTGCTGAAGTGGCAGTGGGAGTCTGGAGGTGAAGGGCCCCAGAAAGGGAGATCACTGAGATATTTGCATTAAATCATTTAAACTCtcacaatcttttaaaaagtgctcAAAACATTTTGCATTTGTATTATTTACCTTCTTTCAAGTAcagtaaaattcactctttttggTGTGCAGTTCCAAGTTTTGACAGATGCATAGAGCTGTGTAACTGTCACTGGTAACaagatcatgttttttttttcattcctccaAATGCTCTTGTGCCACCTCTTTGTCATaataaccttttttaaaaagttttcatcaGTTATTTATTGAAAATTCACTAAAAACTTAATCCCAGAATCATACTATATGTTGGaggaatttattttatataggtTATAATCATGCTTACTTGAAGGGCTAGATGAACTTGACCTTATACATTTCACATAAAAGTTTAGTTACTCCAAGTCCTCTTATTGTctttagaaagtttttttttattttattcaagtatggttcatttacaatgttgtgtttaatttctgctgtacaataaagtGACTCATacgtatatgtattctttttcatattctttcccatatatatataactgaatcactgtgatttaacacaacattgtaaaccaactatactgtaattttaaaaaaatttttgtttaaaggtGCCTACCATTCCAAaagaagaagcagaagaaaaaggaaagcaactaaacaacaacaacagacttTTCCTAACTAAAGGCTAGCTTTCTTAGGCCTAGCAAGGCAACGACTCCATTCTAACTGAAATCAGTCATAggcaatacagaaaaaaaatgggcaTGACTGCactccaataaagctttatttagggacactgaaatttgaatctcAAGTCATTTCCATGCATCATAAAACatccttcttttgatttttttttcccccttgaaccctttaaaatgtaaaaaacactCTCGGCTCACAGGTGCCATCAAAGCCCGAAGCGGCCCAGACTTGACCCATGAGGTTGTCTGGGCGACCTCACAAACAGGAGTGCCTCATCCTCTCTAAAGACCCTCCCAGCCCTTGAGAAACTGAGACTGTGAGTAATCAgctggggcggggcctgggcttCTCCCAGGAAAAGCTTTTGCTTGCTCAGAAGAGTGTATTTGGAGAAGtaagggcaggaggacaagggggcaacagaggatgagatgattggatggcatcactgactcaatggacatgagtccgagaaaactccagaagatggtgaaggacacagaagcctggagggctacagtccatggcgtcgcaaagagttggacacaactgagcgattgaacaacaactctGGAGACATCAATCAAGCTGCTCCAAAATGCTAGGGTCTGGGATGGGATGACCCATCCTCGGAggattagagagagagagagagagagaccacccTCTGTTCTCTTCCCAATTGTCCTGCCTCTCTCCCTGGCCTGGATCCAAGTCCTCTGGCCCAGTAGACCCTCAGTGGAACTGGATTTCAGCGTACTCTGGGTGTGTGCCCTTGGGTCTCTGGGTCTCCCATGGTCTGAGGCCTGGGAAGTTGAGGACAGCGTAATGGAGCTCCTCTTGGTTGTTCTCTGCTTCTGAGGCTTGTGGGGATGATTTGGGTCCTGGACAGTTGTGGGAGACGAGATGGAGCTCCTTCTGGTTCTTTCTGGCTTCCGGGGAGTGACCATCTGGAGGAGGCTGGGAAGGACTGCTTGGTTTGGCTTTCTGTTTCTGAGCATAAAGGGGGGGTGGTGGAAATgatcatccttccttccttccttccttcaacaaATACTTGAGTGCCTGCCCAGTGCCAGGTACTAATTAAGGAGCTGGGATCACATTAGGCAGTGAAACAAAGATTCTGCCCTCCCTGAGCTCGCCTCTTGTCTCAGGACAGGAACAAACTATAAACAgaagtctgttgtttaagcctccAGCCTGTGGCTCTTTGCTACGGCCGCCCTAGTGAACTGACTAATGCAGGCAGATTGGTGTGAGGACCACCATAAAACACAGAAGTGCTTCTTCAACACATACATCTCCCTCCCACATCCAAAACCTCTCTTCTCATTATCCTTCCATCCCGGATCCCTCACAACTACTAAACTGTCCTCTATCTCTACAATCATAACATTGGAGAGTGTTTTACATGTGGGATCCCATGTAGATGACCATTtgaaattggctttttttttttctcttggtccCTAAGCTCTATCCAACCAAGGTGGGGAGAAGTGGTTTGGATAGATTTGGGAAGAGATGTGCTGATGGATCGATGTGGGAGGATAAAAAAGAGAGGGGTAAGAAGTGACTTTAAGGCTAGAGGCTTGTACTTccaagtagctcagttggtaaagagtctgcctgcaatgcaggaggcccgggttcaatccctaggtcaggtagtaccctggagaaggaaatggcaacccactccagtactcttgcctggagaattccaaggacagaggagcctggtgggctacagtccatgagatcacaaagagttggacatgactgtgggaCAGCCTTCAGGGCTGGAGGCTTGGGCCATTAGGCCAATGTGGGCTCTTTGCTGAGATGCagagggtggaggagaagggaattaaGTGGTACTTAGTCACGAGTTTGATTTTGGACAGGGAAAGTTTGAAATGACTGTTAAACATCAGAATAGACGCTGCCTAGAGAGTTGGCTGTGAGTCTAGAATTGAGGAACGAGTTTGGGAAATGTAAATTTTAGAGTCGTCAGCATCTACATGTTCTCTCCTGAAAATATCCAGCATTTACCCAACACTTATTAGGTACTTGGTACTCAATGTTTTATGGGTAGAAAATGAGCGTATCAAGCACCCAGAATAAGCTTAAATGGTCTGTACTACTATTATCCCCTTTTTACAGTTAAATTAAGGCACggagaagttaagtgactcaTCCCAGAATACACAGCGTGCAAAGCAGGAAGGAACCTCGGCAGGCTGACTTCAGAGCCCTGCCCTTAATCATCACTAGGACATACATCCCTCAGTGATATTAATCATTGTGACATTCATTGTACTTAGTCATGTCGTTGGTAGTGGTGATAGGGAAATAGCTGCCATCTACTAAGCAATAGCATGTGTTGTAATCCTCAAACCGGCTCTCAAGGAGGAAGCAACAGAGGCTCAGCAGGAGGGAGGGATATGGTCAAGGTCTCCTAGAAGTTACGTGCCAGAATCAGGGTTTGAGTCCAACACCCGGGCCTCTTCCACTGTGAGGAAAGTCGGGGACGGGGCTGGGGAGCAGTGCATACAGGAGTCAGAGCAGGGGACCAGGAGGCAGCGACTTGGGAGCACTCACCAGGGGGCTGGCCTTAGGGATCACGTTGATGTAATCCAGGATCGTGCTCCTGCGTGAGAACCTGGACCGCGGAGCCTTTccgggggccggggccggggtcgGGACCTCTGCCTGGGTCCATTTCTTCCTCAGAGCCCTCACGCTGAGGAAACATCCCGCCGCCGCCTTGGTGTGCGCCCGGGTCCCGCCCCTTTCCCGGGGTACCCCAGATTCCACGCCCCATCGCTTCCCCCCCTCCCCTCGCTCCTAACTCACAGGATCAGGATgaagcagaggaagaggagggtggTGACGCCAGTCCCTAGAGAGACTCCGCTGGAGAACGCTCTGGAGGCGAGTCCCTTCTCATCTGCATGGGAAACGGTCAGCCGTTTCTGAGCCCGTCCCATCCACGTGGGTCCTCATGTCCCGCCCGCCACTAGGCGCTCAGTCTTGTGGCTCCCATGCCAGAGGCTTCCCCTGCAGCCCCTTCCCATCGACTTCTTGGAAATTCCACTACACCCCATGCCCAGATGTCAGGCTTTCCGATTTAAATTTCCCCTCTGCatcccaaggggcttccctggtggctcagacggtaaagaatccgcccgcaatgcgggagacctgggttcgatccctgggtggggaagaccccctggagaaggaaatggcaacccacaccagtattcgtgcctggagaatcccatggacagaggagcctggtgggctatacattccatggggttgccgagtcggacaggactgagggactaacgcGCCGGCATGTCCccgccctcccccagctcctgatCCAACCACAAGAGCCAGCCCCGGTCCCTCTCAGCCCCTGCCTCCCCCCCTGACCTGGCAGCAGCAGGACAGACCCGCTCTGGGCCCCGTGGGCGTTCAGGGCCTCGCAGCTGAGTCTGAGGCCGGAGCTGAGCCCCTCGCGGAGGCTCAGGGAACCGTTGGCCCAGGGCCCGGCGGAGCCGGAGCTGACCTCGAAGGAGGCGTTGCTGAACTCCCCCTCCAGCAGCCCCTCCCCGAGCCGCCAGCGCAGGGAGGGGGCCGGCCGGGCTCGGGAGGAGCAGCTGCAGCGCAGACCCTCGTCCTCCTGGGAGCAGGAGGGGCCCAGCAGCTGCGGGGGAGCTGTGGGGAGAGATGGGAGGGATCAGGGgcgcctctcccctccctggaacCCCAGCATCCTGTTCCCAGGGCCCCCCATACTCACAGACCACGGAGAGGCTCAGGGAGATATTTTGGGAGCCCAGCGGGTTCTGAGCCCGGCAGGTGAACTCCCCTTCCTGCTCTGTTTGTATCTGAGGCAGCTCCAGGACCCCGGGGTCTGAGGGCTGGGAGGGGCTCACAGTCCGTCCCCGTTGGGTCCAGCTCAGCTGGGCGGGGGGGTTGCCATGAGCAACACAGAGGAGACGCAGGCTTTGGCCCTCCAGGACCCGAAGAGATGCGCCGCTCTCCAagttttccagggctagggagagAAGAGGCAGGATGGATGAAGAGAGGAGGGCCCAGGAACCCTCCTGCCTGCTGCTATGCCAGACGTCCGTGCCCCAGTGTGGCACCCAGAAGCCCCGGCTCCTCTGATGCCCTTCCGTACCTGTGTGGTTTGCTCGCGAGACCACCACTTTCAGGTTCTCCGGGGCATCTGAAACAGAGACGGGGGTGCTTGGCTCTAAGCGCAGGGGTTTCCTTCTGGGCCAAGTGAACGTCCCCCCGGGAtgaagggctgggaggggaggagggctgaATCACCCTCTAAGTGATTCTCCGAAGAGGAACCCAAGGGACCTGACTGGTAAGAAGGGCAGGTCCCTAAGATACAGTGAGTGTAAGATATGTAACATAAGTAGATCTTTGGTCTTCGTCCCTACTCCACGCACAGAGCTTCTAAAACTCCTGGATTTCCTGAATGGTGAGCATGATAAAGGTGCCTTGTTATTTATAACAAACCCCTTTCCACCATTCCTGAGTATTCCGTTATTGAAGTGACTTTTGGAAGTGCCCAAGGCTGAGGGCTTGTTGCTGGGGGAACCGACCACGTGATTTGAGGGTTGAAACTTCTAGTCCCACCCCCCTGACCTCTGAGGAGGGGAAAGAAAGGGGACTGGAGATTGAGTTTAATCACCAATGGCTGATGATTTAATCAAAGTGTCTAtgtaatgggggcttcccaggtaactcagtggtgaagaatctgtctgctaatgcagaagacccaggtttgatccctgggtcgggaagatcccctggaggaggaagtggcaactcaccctagtattcttgcctgggaaatcccatatgtAAGGAAGCCTCCATAACCACCTCCCCAAATGGGGTAAACAGATGGAGATTTGGGGAACATGGTGcccaggaagagggcatggaagTTAGGTGCCCCTTCCCCATACCTTGCCCTAAGCActtcatctggctgttcctgagttagaGACTGTTACAATAAACTGGTAATCTAGTGAGCAAACTATTTCTCTGAGCAGCTCAAGCAAATTCATGGAACCCAAGGAGGAGATCATGGGAAACCCCAATCAATTACGGGTCGGTTGGAAGCACAGGTGACACCCTGGACTTGTGACtggcagctggggtgggggcggggctagcctggtgggctccatcccTTAACCCGCGGGGGTCTGACTGACGCTCTCTCAGGTAGACAGGATCAGGACCGAGTTGAGCTGTAGGACAGCCCACTGATGTGGGAGAGTTGCTCGGTGGTGTGGGGAAAATCCCGGCGCtcccccgcaccccccccccccccccccccgctccccACTCCCCGATCCTCCCGTCAGAGCTGGAAGCAGCATCTTTAATTCCGTAGGCCTGGGGTTCCAGGTCCCTGCGGAGCCCTGGgactctgcccccagcccctgtgcCCCAGTCCATCCCCTGCCGGGCACACTCACACCGCACTGAGAGGTCCAGGCTGCGGCTCAAGAAGCCAAGCCTGTTCTCAGCCCGGCAGGTGTAGCGACCCGCGTCCTCGGCCTTCACCCCGGGCAGCGCCAGCTCCAGAGTTGTGGAGCCCAAGGGGTGGGACCAGGAAAGGACTCTGTCCTGCAGGGTCCAGCTCAGCGTGGCCAGCGGCAAACTGTCCGCGGCACAGAGCAGCCGCAGGGACTGGCCTTTCTTGACTTCCAGGTGTGGGCTCTCTCCCCTGGGCTCCAGAGCtgcagggagagaaaaagaaacaacaagaGAAAGACCGCGGGGGGAAACGCCACCCACCCTGCCCTCCTGACACCCCCAAGTGGCCCTCGGTACCTGGCTCATCGGTGTCGGAGATGCTGATAACCAGGTCTTTGGGGGCATCTGTTAAGAGTATTGGGAGTTGGCtttggggaaagtgaaagtcgctcagttgtgtccgactctttgcgatcccatggactatacagtccgtggaattctccaggccagaatactggagtgggtagcctttcccttctcggagaatcttctcaacccggggatcaaacccaggtctcccgcatcgcaggcggattctttcccagctgagccacaagggaagcccaagaatattggcgtgggtagcctatctatcccttctccagcggatcttcccgatccaggaatccaaccggggtctcctgcattgcaggtggattctttaccagttgagctgtcGGGGGAACCCGGCTTTGGGGAGGAATGATACGTTCCCCACCGCCAGAGAGCATCCCCTCAGGGAAAAGAAAGTGTGACAGTCCCCCGGGAAGACAAGCGACTCATGAGTGCCCAGGATGCGTTTGCGGACAGAGGACCGCATGGCAGCCCCCTTTCCCTCCTAAGGCCGAGCCCAGCATCGCGAGATTCCGCGCCTTCCTCCCCGCGGGCTGCCAAGAGCTGTCGGTCATTGCCCGGCTGCCTCTCTCCACCTCCCCATCCCCTGAGCCTGGAGCGCACCCTGACGTCCTTCCCGCCCCTGAAACTCACAGGCCACGCTAAGCCGGACGGTGTTCTGCGTGCTCACACCCTCTCCGGAGAAGTCCACTCTGCAGGTGAGCTCAGTGTTGTGGTCCTGGGGTCTGGGTGTGAAGGTGAGCTCTGAGAAGTATGAAGTTCTCGGGCTGGCCCCGTTGGCGGAGACGGTGTTCCCGATCCAGGAGAGAGTAGGGACGGGACATTCGTCAAAGATCCAGTTAAATGCACAGAAGAGCGTCACCTGGTGCCCGGGCTGCAAGATCTCGGGGACATAGATCGCCGGCTTCTGTGTCAGGGCTGGGATGGACCGAGAGAGGGTGGGATGTCAGCCCCGGATTGGGGGGGTACTCTGGGGGGTCACCCATGGTCTGTTCTCTACAGCTCCTCCCCAGTgtgggaaggtgggggaggggttcCCCCCACCCGCCCCATTCCAGCTCCAGCCAGTTCCATACCTGTCACCTGCAGATAGAACTTGTATTCCATGAAATTATATTTCACATAATCGCCTCTCTCGAACCGGAAGAAGTACAGTGAGCTGTCCTCCAGGCGAGCCTCTCTGATGAGCAAGGAGCAGCTCTCGCTGGGATTGCCAAGGAGCTGGAATCGGCCCCAGGTGTCTGTGTCCACATCCTGACCTGGCTTGTTGGTGGCCACTGGCAGACTGGGCCTGGGGGTCTGGTCTCTGAACCAGAAGCCGTAAGCTGGGGTGGTGGGAATCCATCCTCTGGAGGGGTAGAAGATGGAGCAGGGCACGACCACACACAGGCCTTCTTGCACTATCACAGACTCCTGCACCTGCAGCTTGAATAAGTCCAGAGCCTGCGACCCTATGGGAGAGACAGAGGTTCAAGCTGCaagcccagccccgacccccAACCCGGGCCCCTCCTGGCCACCCGCATCCACTCACCGCCCCACAGCATGGCCAAGAACAGCGGCAGCAACATCTCAGGCACTTGGACGTTCCTGGGACACACTCATTCCCCAGACGCTTTGACGGGCAGTGGGCAAGGGCAGAAGGCGGAAGCTGAGCCCCGGGGAACTGATGCATGAAA from Muntiacus reevesi chromosome 2, mMunRee1.1, whole genome shotgun sequence harbors:
- the SIGLEC10 gene encoding sialic acid-binding Ig-like lectin 10 isoform X5, translating into MLLPLFLAMLWGGSQALDLFKLQVQESVIVQEGLCVVVPCSIFYPSRGWIPTTPAYGFWFRDQTPRPSLPVATNKPGQDVDTDTWGRFQLLGNPSESCSLLIREARLEDSSLYFFRFERGDYVKYNFMEYKFYLQVTGTSPRTSYFSELTFTPRPQDHNTELTCRVDFSGEGVSTQNTVRLSVAYAPKDLVISISDTDEPALEPRGESPHLEVKKGQSLRLLCAADSLPLATLSWTLQDRVLSWSHPLGSTTLELALPGVKAEDAGRYTCRAENRLGFLSRSLDLSVRYAPENLKVVVSRANHTALENLESGASLRVLEGQSLRLLCVAHGNPPAQLSWTQRGRTVSPSQPSDPGVLELPQIQTEQEGEFTCRAQNPLGSQNISLSLSVVYEKGLASRAFSSGVSLGTGVTTLLFLCFILILVRALRKKWTQAEAPRSRFSRRSTILDYINVIPKASPLVKARKQKAKPSSPSQPPPDGHSPEARKNQKELHLVSHNCPGPKSSPQASEAENNQEELHYAVLNFPGLRPWETQRPKGTHPEYAEIQFH